The proteins below are encoded in one region of Streptomyces roseirectus:
- a CDS encoding DNA cytosine methyltransferase: MTSTAPHQSILDKPFVLDLFAGPGGLDVGGHALQIPSLGIEWDRSTCLTRYAAGLDTWHADVSAVRRDRFEALPPEINVLAGGPPCQTYSVAGKGAGRKALDEVKEYIERLMAGDPDEKIDEDLKSLTDPRTGMVLEPLRYAIRATRSTSRENRPYDVIVLEQVREVEALWLHYAKVLEEIGLPDGTRYEAVVDVLDTETYGVPQTRSRAVLIARRKGLGRPALPAPTHRPYEAKEWNRANARSAGEGHQPTLDERPQEEDDRSLPQWRSMWDAVGEPVGSHPGRERRFLVRSNYGSSGNPGRRGVRTDRQPAATVTGRISRFVVFEHLDENVVHEGSRFSMNEAGMLQSFPPDYPWTGTAQAQQVGNAVPPLFGAHLLSAALGLPRPDPEELRKPWPRATDDQRTKLREEGCGAGDACTARCPKSDDQAPKRAKKADGEE, encoded by the coding sequence ATGACCAGCACGGCGCCCCACCAGTCCATCCTCGACAAACCCTTTGTCCTGGACCTCTTCGCGGGTCCCGGAGGACTGGACGTCGGCGGACACGCGCTCCAGATCCCGAGTCTCGGCATCGAGTGGGACCGGAGCACGTGTCTGACGCGGTACGCGGCCGGGTTGGACACCTGGCACGCCGATGTCAGCGCGGTACGCAGGGACCGCTTCGAGGCGTTGCCGCCGGAGATCAACGTGCTCGCCGGCGGCCCACCGTGCCAGACGTACTCGGTGGCGGGAAAGGGCGCCGGTCGCAAGGCGCTCGACGAGGTCAAGGAGTACATCGAACGCCTGATGGCGGGCGACCCTGACGAGAAGATCGACGAGGACCTGAAGTCCCTCACCGATCCGCGCACCGGGATGGTGCTCGAACCCCTCCGATACGCGATCCGTGCGACCAGGAGCACGAGCCGGGAGAACCGCCCCTACGACGTCATCGTGCTGGAGCAGGTCCGCGAGGTCGAGGCGCTGTGGCTCCACTACGCCAAGGTGCTGGAGGAGATCGGCCTTCCCGACGGCACCCGGTACGAGGCCGTCGTCGACGTCCTCGACACCGAGACCTACGGGGTGCCGCAGACCCGGTCGCGCGCGGTGCTGATCGCCCGGCGCAAGGGACTCGGTCGCCCCGCGCTCCCCGCGCCGACCCATCGCCCCTACGAGGCGAAGGAATGGAACCGGGCGAACGCCCGGAGCGCCGGGGAGGGCCATCAGCCGACCCTCGACGAGCGGCCCCAGGAGGAGGACGACCGGTCGCTGCCGCAGTGGAGGTCGATGTGGGACGCCGTCGGGGAACCGGTGGGTTCGCATCCGGGTCGGGAGAGGCGCTTCCTGGTCCGCTCGAACTACGGCAGCTCGGGGAACCCGGGCCGGCGCGGGGTCCGCACCGACCGGCAACCCGCGGCCACCGTCACCGGACGCATCTCTCGCTTCGTGGTCTTCGAGCACCTGGACGAGAACGTCGTCCACGAGGGTTCCCGGTTCAGCATGAACGAGGCGGGGATGCTCCAGAGCTTCCCGCCGGACTACCCGTGGACCGGTACGGCGCAGGCCCAGCAGGTGGGCAACGCGGTACCGCCGCTGTTCGGGGCGCACCTGCTGAGCGCGGCGCTCGGGCTGCCCCGGCCGGACCCGGAGGAGTTGCGGAAGCCGTGGCCCCGGGCCACGGACGACCAGCGGACCAAGCTGCGTGAAGAGGGCTGCGGCGCCGGTGACGCCTGCACGGCCAGGTGCCCGAAGTCCGACGACCAGGCACCGAAGCGCGCGAAGAAGGCGGACGGGGAGGAGTGA